From a region of the Mobula birostris isolate sMobBir1 chromosome 28, sMobBir1.hap1, whole genome shotgun sequence genome:
- the LOC140189358 gene encoding uncharacterized protein: MPFTCSDCGKRFTRSSQLNEHQRVHTGERPFTCSDCGKGFTHSSTLQRHKRVHTGEKPFTCSDCRKKFARSSDLKVHQRVHTGEKPFTCSYCGKECTRSSDLKIHQRVHTGEKPFTCSECGKGFTQSSTLVKHYRVHSGEKPFTCSKCGKEFTQSSTLVMHYRVHTGERPFTCSECGKGFTQSFQLNEHQRVHTGEKPFTCSDCGKEFTRSYDLKVHQRVHTGERPFTCSDCGKGFTRSSQLQVHQVVHTGKRPFTCSDCGKRFTHSSTLQGHQRVHTGERPFTCSECGKGFNRSSQLNEHQRVHTGEKPFICSDCGKGFTWLSDLKVHQRVHTGERPFTCSDCGKGFTNSSTLQRHQRIHTGEKPFTCSECGKGFTQSSTLVKHYQIHTRERSFTCSESKKRFTRSSQQKEH, from the coding sequence atgccgttcacctgctcagactgtgggaagcgatttactcggtcatctcaactgaacgaacatcagcgagttcacactggggagaggcctttcacctgctcagattgtgggaagggattcacacactCTTCCACACTGCAGAGACataagcgagttcacactggagagaaaccattcacctgctcagattgtagGAAGAAATTTGCTCGGTCATCTGActtgaaagtacatcagcgagttcacactggggagaaaccattcacctgctcgtaCTGTGGGAAGGAATgcactcggtcatctgacttaaaaatacatcagcgagttcacactggggagaaaccgttcacctgctctgaatgtgggaaaggattcactcagtcatccacgcTTGTGAAGCACTACCGAGTTCActctggggagaaaccattcacctgctctaaaTGTGGGAAGGAATTTACTCAGTCATCTACACTTGTGATGCACtaccgagttcacactggagagaggccgttcacctgctctgaatgtgggaagggattcactcagtctttTCAACTGAacgaacatcagcgagttcacacaggggagaaaccattcacgtgctcagactgtgggaaggaattcactcggtcATATGAtttgaaagtacatcagcgagttcacactggggagaggccattcacctgctctgactgtgggaaggggttcactcgATCATCTCAATTACAGGTACACCAGgtagttcacactgggaagaggccgttcacttgctcagactgtgggaagagattcactcattcATCCACACTACAgggacaccagcgagttcacactggggagaggccgttcacctgctcggaatgtgggaagggattcaatcggTCCTCTCAACTGAacgaacatcagcgagttcacactggggagaaaccgttcatctgctcagactgtgggaagggattcacttggttatctgacttgaaagtacatcagcgagttcacaccggggagaggccgttcacctgctcagactgtgggaagggattcacaaaCTCATCCACattacagagacaccagcgaattcacactggagagaagccgttcacctgctctgaatgtggaaagggattcactcaatcatctacCCTTGTGAAGCACTACCAAATTCACACTCGGGAGAggtcattcacctgctctgaaagtAAGAAGAGATTTACTCGGTCATCCCAACAGAAGGAACATTAG